AACGCGCCGGTGAGCGGCGCGGCCGCCCGACCGGGCACCACCACGAGCCGTTCCCCGCGCCCGCTCCACTGGCGGGTTCGACGCCACGGAGCTGTTCACTCAGCGACCCCCTGCCGTCACGCGACGCGCGGCACTGGCCCGTTGCCACGTGGCCGTCGGACCGCACGCTGCGCCGACGATCTGCCTGGCGACGCCGCCCGGCATCAGATCCGTGTTCTTCGCTACCCACGGCGGGCTAGGGATCGCAACGGGTCACCCCGATGCTGCGCCACCTCGATCGCCGAGCCTTGTCTCGGCCGGGTCGATCTGCCTCTCCTCGATGCCACCGGTCGTCCGATGTCTTCAATGCCGCCACACCGTCGCTGCCCTCGGGCGCGAGACTCGATCGCCGTGCGGCGAACGGGCAGCATCAGCGGCGGCGCGCAGCGCCGTCCGCTGCATGCTGTTGTTAGACGGCGCTCGACCCGCATTCACGGTGTGACCAACCACACTCTGCCTCGATACGCCGGCGATACGCAGTGTCGATCTGACGGGGGGCGCAACGCACATATCGTTCTGCATTGTCCCTCGTGGCACCGGTAAGCGTCCGGAGATACTGGACGACCTGATCCACCGTCGGCGACGTGTCGTTACCGTTGAACTTGGGCCCAAGTGCCGTCCACACCGCCGCATCGAGACCATGCGCCTGCGCCCAGTCGGAGAGCCCGGCCACGAGCTGAGGGGTCACTTCACTCCGCTCCCAGGATCCGATGCGGGACCTCCAGTCATTGCCGGTGATGCCCTCGCGGTCGCGAAGCGCCTCCTTTGCCGCTTGAAGCTCAGTGGGAAGCATCAGAGCCCACAGCACCCGCACGGGCGCAGCCGTCGGCTCGACCACGAGAGTGATGCGGCCGTCCGACGACTGGCGGGTGAACTCGACAGGCACAAAGGGCCCATCCTCAAACCACTGGCGCTGAATCGGCAATGAGCGCGGATCCCAGATCAACGATCCCCATCCCAGACATGCGATGTTCATAGCTGTTCGCCGTCTAACGCTCGCGCTCACCGGGCGGGGCGAGCAACGCGAGCCCCGAGCCGGTGGAGCGCGATGTTCGACGGCTCACTGCCCCTGCCACGCGCCAGCCCTCGACGTAGCCGCCGCGCGCTGCCCTGATTTCTTCGCGCCTCCGTCGTGGCCCGCCGCGCTTCCCCTGCCTGGCGCAGCCCCGCGCGTCGGACCTGAGAGGACGACCCCTGAACCATGAGCTCTCGTGACCCCAGCCGATGGCCCCGAAGGTTGCGCCGCCCCGACCCCGCGCCCGGTGGCACTTGGCCTCTTGCCTTCGCTCGACTGGGCGGCTTGCCGTGACATCTGTGGGGCGTCTCGCGAGGTTTGCCCTCACTTGCTCGCTTCCATCGCCGTCCGCCGAACGCGCCGGATCAGGCGCGGCGGGCGACGCGTCAGCCCCGATGAGGGCCGACCGCAGGGCGCCCGCCGCCGCCTGCATCCGGAAGTTATCCGGCTGCTTCACAGCTCAACGACCGCTTCTGGCGATCGCGTGCGGCGTTAGGATCGTCCATAGACTCGATGGCCTCAAGCGTTTTCACGTAAGGATCCGGCAGCCTATGTTCCCGCGCGCCCTCGACTAAGAAGCGCTTGTACCACCCGTACGGCCGGAGCGTCGGGTCGGCAGCGGGCGAGACGGCGACGTAGACCCAAGCGTGTACGTCGGCTCCAGCTCGTGTCCGCACGATCTCACGCCGACGAGCGTAGCCCTGACCCTCCCCTCTATCCAGAACAGCCAGGTGATGGTCTGGAAGCGCATAGAGGACGCCCCACACTTCTCCCGCCGGGTCCGGCTCAACGTTTGCCTTACCCGAGCCATCCTGGCTGCGCTTATTGAAGCGGAGACGGGCACATGTTCGAACCGAACGCGAAGACATGTTCGCTCAGGGGTTCCTCCTTATGTCCGGATAACGCTCCGGTTCAGCGGCGGGCCGCGTAGCGGACCGTCCGCTGCAACCGGTTGTTAGGCACACATCGAACTCTCGCACCTGATTCCGGGCGCTCATCGCGCCTGCTCCAGGAACTCCTCCACGGAGCTTGCCACGACATAGCGCGCAGGCGCCTCTCGAACCTCCAGCGCCTTGAAGTGCTCCCGCCCGCACTCGATCTTGGCCTGCTCCATCGGCCGCAGGGCATCGCTGAAGAGTGCCGTTCCCTTGGTCTCGACGACGAAGTACAGGCGCTCCTCGCCTTCCTGCTCCACGAGCACCGCCCAGTCCGGGTTGTAGCCGCCCAGCGGCGTCGGCACGGTGAACCAGCCGGGCAGCTTGGCGTACACCTTGATGGCCGTGTTCTTCTCCAGTTGATCGGCGAACTCGGCTTCGGTGCCTGAGTCGTAGACCACCTGCTCGTAG
The Candidatus Nitrospira nitrificans DNA segment above includes these coding regions:
- a CDS encoding gamma-glutamylcyclotransferase; protein product: MSSRSVRTCARLRFNKRSQDGSGKANVEPDPAGEVWGVLYALPDHHLAVLDRGEGQGYARRREIVRTRAGADVHAWVYVAVSPAADPTLRPYGWYKRFLVEGAREHRLPDPYVKTLEAIESMDDPNAARDRQKRSLSCEAAG